A stretch of the Musa acuminata AAA Group cultivar baxijiao chromosome BXJ2-7, Cavendish_Baxijiao_AAA, whole genome shotgun sequence genome encodes the following:
- the LOC135617214 gene encoding ABC transporter E family member 2-like isoform X1: MADRLTRIAIVSSDRCKPKKCRQECKKSCPVVKTGKLCIEVTPASKIAFISEELCIGCGICVKKCPFEAIQIINLPKDLDKDTTHRYGPNTFKLHRLPVPRPGQVLGLVGTNGIGKSTALKVLAGKLKPNLGRFNNPPDWQEILTYFRGSELQNYFTRILEDNLKAIIKPQYVDHIPKAVQGNVGQVLDQKDEREMKAELCNGLELNQVIDRNVGDLSGGELQRFAIAVVAIQNAEIYMFDEPSSYLDVKQRLKAAQVIRSLLRPNSYVIVVEHDLSVLDYLSDFICCLYGKPGAYGVVTLPFSVREGINIFLAGFVPTENLRFRDESLTFKVAETPQESAEEIQTYQRYKYPTMSKTQGNFKLKVIEGEFTDSQIIVMLGENGTGKTTFIRMLAGLLKPDTVEDSDVEMPEFNVSYKPQKISPKFPSTVRHLLHQKIRDSYMHPQFVSDVMKPLQIEQLMDQEVVNLSGGELQRVALCLCLGKPADIYLIDEPSAYLDSEQRIVASKVIKRFILHAKKTAFIVEHDFIMATYLADKVIVYEGRPSIDCTANAPQSLVSGMNLFLSHLDITFRRDPTNYRPRINKLDSTKDREQKTAGSYYYLDD; this comes from the exons ATGGCCGATCGGTTGACCCGTATCGCTATCGTTAGCTCTGATCGATGCAAACCAAAGAAGTGCCGACAGGAGTGCAAGAAGAGTTGCCCCGTCGTGAAAACAG GAAAACTTTGCATAGAAGTAACTCCTGCCTCAAAGATTGCTTTCATATCTGAGGAGTTATGCATTGGATGTGGTATTTGTGTTAAG AAATGTCCTTTTGAGGCCATTCAGATTATCAATCTACCAAAGGACTTAGACAAAGACACGACCCACCGTTATGGACCAAATACATTTAAATTGCACAG GTTGCCAGTTCCAAGACCTGGACAAGTTCTGGGCTTGGTTGGGACAAATGGTATTGGAAAGTCTACTGCACTTAAAGTGTTGGCTGGGAAGTTGAAGCCCAACTTGGGTAGATTCAAT AATCCTCCTGATTGGCAGGAAATTTTAACATATTTCCGTGGCTCCGAGCTTCAGAATTATTTTACTCGTATACTGGAGGATAATCTAAAG GCAATCATCAAGCCGCAGTATGTTGATCACATTCCAAAAGCTGTTCAAGGTAATGTTGGACAGGTGCTTGACcaaaaagatgagagagagatGAAAGCAGAACTTTGTAATGGCCTAGAATTGAATCAAGTTATTGATCGAAATGTGGGGGACTTATCTGGTGGAGAGTTGCAAAGATTTGCTATTGCTGTGGTTGCCATACAAAATGCAGAGATTTATATGTTTGATGAGCCATCAAGTTATCTTGATGTGAAGCAGAGGCTTAAAGCAGCTCAAGTTATCCGATCCCTACTTAGACCTAACAG CTATGTGATTGTTGTGGAGCATGATCTCAGTGTATTGGACTACTTGTCCGATTTCATTTGTTGTCTCTATGGAAAGCCAGGAGCTTATGGAGTTGTTACACTACCCTTCTCTGTACGAGAAGGAATCAACATTTTTTTGGCTGGTTTTGTTCCTACAGAAAATCTTCGGTTTCGAGACGAATCACTTACATTTAAG GTTGCTGAGACTCCTCAAGAAAGTGCTGAGGAGATTCAGACATACCAACGATATAAATATCCTACCATGAGTAAAACCCAAGGGAATTTCAAGCTTAAAGTGATCGAGGGTGAATTTACAGATTCTCAGATCATTGTAATGCTGGGTGAGAACGGGACTGGGAAGACAACATTTATTCGGATGCTG GCTGGATTGCTGAAGCCGGATACTGTGGAAGATTCAGATGTTGAGATGCCTGAATTTAATGTTTCATATAAGCCTCAGAAAATTAGTCCTAAGTTTCCATCTACAGTGAGACACTTGCTGCATCAAAAAATTCGTGATTCATATATGCATCCGCAATTTGTGTCTGATGTTATGAAACCATTGCAAATTGAGCAATTGATGGACCAAGAAGTTGTGAACCTTTCTGGTGGAGAATTGCAAAGAGTAGCATTGTGTTTGTGTCTTGGGAAG CCAGCAGATATTTATCTGATAGATGAACCAAGTGCTTATCTTGATTCGGAGCAACGCATTGTCGCCTCAAAGGTGATAAAGAGATTTATCCTTCATGCCAAGAAAACTGCCTTCATCGTTGAGCATGATTTCATCATGGCAACCTACCTGGCTGATAAGGTCATTGTGTATGAGGGAAGGCCCTCTATAGATTGCACTGCAAATGCACCTCAGTCTTTGGTATCCGGGATGAACTTGTTCTTATCT CATCTTGATATCACTTTCAGACGAGATCCAACTAATTACAGGCCCAGGATAAACAAGTTGGACTCTACCAAAGACCGAGAACAGAAAACTGCAGGATCTTATTATTACCTCGATGATTGA
- the LOC135617214 gene encoding ABC transporter E family member 2-like isoform X2, producing MKAELCNGLELNQVIDRNVGDLSGGELQRFAIAVVAIQNAEIYMFDEPSSYLDVKQRLKAAQVIRSLLRPNSYVIVVEHDLSVLDYLSDFICCLYGKPGAYGVVTLPFSVREGINIFLAGFVPTENLRFRDESLTFKVAETPQESAEEIQTYQRYKYPTMSKTQGNFKLKVIEGEFTDSQIIVMLGENGTGKTTFIRMLAGLLKPDTVEDSDVEMPEFNVSYKPQKISPKFPSTVRHLLHQKIRDSYMHPQFVSDVMKPLQIEQLMDQEVVNLSGGELQRVALCLCLGKPADIYLIDEPSAYLDSEQRIVASKVIKRFILHAKKTAFIVEHDFIMATYLADKVIVYEGRPSIDCTANAPQSLVSGMNLFLSHLDITFRRDPTNYRPRINKLDSTKDREQKTAGSYYYLDD from the exons atGAAAGCAGAACTTTGTAATGGCCTAGAATTGAATCAAGTTATTGATCGAAATGTGGGGGACTTATCTGGTGGAGAGTTGCAAAGATTTGCTATTGCTGTGGTTGCCATACAAAATGCAGAGATTTATATGTTTGATGAGCCATCAAGTTATCTTGATGTGAAGCAGAGGCTTAAAGCAGCTCAAGTTATCCGATCCCTACTTAGACCTAACAG CTATGTGATTGTTGTGGAGCATGATCTCAGTGTATTGGACTACTTGTCCGATTTCATTTGTTGTCTCTATGGAAAGCCAGGAGCTTATGGAGTTGTTACACTACCCTTCTCTGTACGAGAAGGAATCAACATTTTTTTGGCTGGTTTTGTTCCTACAGAAAATCTTCGGTTTCGAGACGAATCACTTACATTTAAG GTTGCTGAGACTCCTCAAGAAAGTGCTGAGGAGATTCAGACATACCAACGATATAAATATCCTACCATGAGTAAAACCCAAGGGAATTTCAAGCTTAAAGTGATCGAGGGTGAATTTACAGATTCTCAGATCATTGTAATGCTGGGTGAGAACGGGACTGGGAAGACAACATTTATTCGGATGCTG GCTGGATTGCTGAAGCCGGATACTGTGGAAGATTCAGATGTTGAGATGCCTGAATTTAATGTTTCATATAAGCCTCAGAAAATTAGTCCTAAGTTTCCATCTACAGTGAGACACTTGCTGCATCAAAAAATTCGTGATTCATATATGCATCCGCAATTTGTGTCTGATGTTATGAAACCATTGCAAATTGAGCAATTGATGGACCAAGAAGTTGTGAACCTTTCTGGTGGAGAATTGCAAAGAGTAGCATTGTGTTTGTGTCTTGGGAAG CCAGCAGATATTTATCTGATAGATGAACCAAGTGCTTATCTTGATTCGGAGCAACGCATTGTCGCCTCAAAGGTGATAAAGAGATTTATCCTTCATGCCAAGAAAACTGCCTTCATCGTTGAGCATGATTTCATCATGGCAACCTACCTGGCTGATAAGGTCATTGTGTATGAGGGAAGGCCCTCTATAGATTGCACTGCAAATGCACCTCAGTCTTTGGTATCCGGGATGAACTTGTTCTTATCT CATCTTGATATCACTTTCAGACGAGATCCAACTAATTACAGGCCCAGGATAAACAAGTTGGACTCTACCAAAGACCGAGAACAGAAAACTGCAGGATCTTATTATTACCTCGATGATTGA